The Thermomonospora amylolytica sequence CGTCATCCAGTTCACCCGTGCCGACGACACGCCACGGCGGGCCTACCTCAAGGGGCGTGCCGCCGTCCTCTACAAGGAGACCGTCAGCGGCAGTCCCATCAAGCTGTACCGGCTCGGCAAGCGGATGAACGTCAGCGCCACCCTCTCCAAGGGCGGTCGTGCCACCCGCAGGCCCGCCGCCTGACGACGACGGCGGCGGCGTCACGACGACCCCTGCAGGCGCCGCCCGCCGCGATCGTCCGGCCTCCAGCACGGATCAGCGCACTGAGAGCATGAGCCGATGAGCGACGCGACGCCCGAGCCGGATCCGTACATCGAACACCGGCGGCTGCTGTTCGGCATCGCCTACCGGATGCTGGGCAGCGTCGCCGACGCCGAGGACGTTCTCCAGGACGCGTGGCTGACCTGGAACTCGGCGGACCGCGCCGCGATCCGGCATCCGAAGGCGTACCTGGTGCGGACGGTCACCAACCTGTCGCTGAACCGGCTCGCCTCCGCCCGGGCGACCCGGGAGACCTACGTCGGGCCGTGGCTGCCCGAGCCGCTGCTGACCTCCCCCGACGCCGCCACGGAGACCGAACTGGCCGACAGCGTCTCCACCGCGATGATGGTGGTGCTGGAGACCCTCGGCCCCGTCGAGCGCGCGGTGTTCCTGCTGCGCGAGGTCTTCGGGTACTCGCACGCCGAGATCGCCGGCATTCTCGACCGGCCGGAGGCGACCGTCCGCCAGATCGCCCACCGCGCCCGCGAGCACGTCCGGGCCCGCCGCCCCCGCTTCGACACCGACCGGGCCCGGCGCGAGGAGATCACCGAGCGGTTCATCGCGGCCTGCTCGGGCGGCGACCTGAACGCGGTCATGGAACTGCTCGCCCCGGACGTGACCGCATGGTCCGACGGCGGGGGCAAGGTCACCGCCGCCCGCCGCCCCCTGCACGGCGCCGACCATGTCGCCCGCTGGGTGCTCGGCGTCCTGGCCAAGCCGCAGGCGGCCGGCGTCACCCTGGAGACCGCCACCGTGAACGGCGAGACGGGCGTCCTGCTCACCGTCGGGGGCGTGCCCATCGGCGCGCTGACCTTCGACGTGGCCGACGGCCGCCTCCGGAACCTGTGGTTCCAGCTCAACCCCGACAAGCTCCGCGGCCTACGCCCCGGCCGAGCCCTCTCCTGAAGGCCGCCGGTCGGGCCGGACGACGGCGGTTCCCCGGTCCAGGTCGATCCCGGGGCGGGGAGATCGTCTCCAGGGGACGGCCGTTCTCGTGCTGCGGGGTTGACCGGTGGATCTTGGACGCCCACGGTGTGGGGCGAAGAAGATGTGCAGTGTGGGATGGGGGGTCTGGATGGAGCTGGAGCGGTTCCGGGCCGAGTTTCCGGTGCTGGAGCGGGTGTGCTGGTTGTTCACGCCCAGTTGCGGGCCGGGCGCTCGGCGGGTGGTGGAGGCGGTCCGGGCCGAGCTGGCGGAGTGGGACTCCTCCAGCTGGGAGGAGCGGGATCGGCCGGCGCAGCATTCCCGGCGGGTGATGGCCGGGGTGCTCGGGGTCTCCCCGGCCGATGTGGCGTTGGTGCAGTCGGTGGCGGAGGGGGCCTCCACCGTGGCCGCTTCGCTGCCTGACGGGAGCCGGGTGGTGGTGGGGGACGCGGAGTACCGGAGCGTGGCCTTCCCCTGGCTGGCGGCCGAACGGCGTGGGGTGCGGGTGCATCAGGTGCCGATGCCGGAGGGGGTGCTTCGCAGTACGGCGCTGATCGAGGCGATCACCGAGGACACGACGCTGGTCGCGGTGAGCGATGTGCAGTCGTCCTCCGGGGCGCGTGTGGATCTGGTGGCCGTTGCGGAACGGTGCCGGGAGGTCGGGGCGCGGCTGTTCGTCGACGCCACGCAGAGCGCGGGGGTGCTGCGGCTGCCGGAGGCCGTACGGCCGGACTTCGTCGCGGTGCACGGGTACAAGTGGTTGCTGTGCCCGCGGGGGGCCGCCTGGCTGTACGTGCGGCCCGACCGGCTTGAGGAGCTGGTGCCGTTGGCGCCCAACGCGCACAGCGGGCCGCGGCCATGGACGGAGTACTACGGGGGGCCGCTGGAGTACGCGCAGGACGCTCGGCGGCTGGACATGTCGTTGTGCTGGCCTTCGTGGGCGGGGGCGGCCGTGGCGCTGGACCTGGTCGGTGCGCTCGATCCCGTTTCGCTGGAGGAGCACTGCCTCGGGCTGGCGGGGATGCTGCGTGAGGGGTTGGCCGAGCTGGGACTGAAGTGCCTGCCGAGCGAGGTGCCGAGTCACATCGTGTCGGTGGCCGTTCCGGATGCCGACGCCGCGTTGTCCGTACTGCGGGAGGCGGGGATCCGTGCGACGGCGCGGGCGGGGGCGCTGCGGTTCGGGTTCCACGGGTTCAACACCGCCGACGACGTCGCGCGCGTGCTGTCCGCGCTTCGCCCGCTCGCCGGGAACGGCGCGTGACCCGCACAGACGAGGAGGGAATCGCAGTGGAACGGAACCCGTTCACCGCCGAGGTGGTCGAGGCGGTCTGCCGGCACATGAACGAGGACCACGCCGAGGACTCGGTGCTGATCGTCCGGACGCTGGGCGGTCAGGCGGAGGCGACGGCGGCGGTGATGACCGGGCTGGACGCGGACGGGATCGAGTTCTCCGCCGAGGTGGCGGGGCGGCCGGTGCCGGTGCGGATCCCGTTCGCGGAACGGCTGACGGAACGGGCCCAGGTGCGCGCCGAGGTCGTGCGGATGTACCACGAGGCCCGGGCGAGGCTGGGGCTTCCGCCGCGGTCCGGGTGAGCCGGTGCGGCCGGGTCAGTCGTCCTTGAGGGCCGCGTCGGTGATGGCCTTGAGGGCGGCGCAGTGCGCGGTGAACGCCCGGTGCCCCTCGCGGGTCAGCGAGAGCCAGGTGAGGGGGCGTGGATGACCTCGTCGAGCTGATGGCGGGGTGGCTCATCGGCGGCCCTCCAGGTGGGCGCCGACGAGGGCGGGGAGGGCGACGGCGCCGTTCGGTGCCCGGCGTGCGGTGTCGATAACCTCGTCACGGCGGCCGGATGGGCGGTTCGTCCGGTTCAGGAAGGGGTCACCGTGGACGTCGAGCGGACATCGCTGCCCGGGATCGGGCTGCAGCACGTGTTCACCACCAGCCGGGGGCGGCAGGTGGGCGTGGTGTCGCACCGGACGGGGCGGCGTGATCTGGCCGTCTACGACAAGGAGGACCCCGACACCTGCATCGTGACGGTGCAGCTCACCGCGGAGGAGGCCGGGTTCCTGGCCGAGCTGCTGGGCACCGGCAAGGTGGTCGAGCGGCTGAACGACCTGCACAAGCAGGTGGAGGGGCTGGTCACCGAGCAGGTCCCGATCGCGGCGGGGTCGCCGTACGACGGGCGGACGCTGGGGGACACGCGGGCGCGGTCGCGGACGGGGGCGTCGATCGTGGCGGTCGTCCGCAACGCCGAGGTGATCGCCAGCCCGCGTCCCGGCTTCGTGTTCTCCGCCGGCGACAAGGTCGTCGTGGTGGGGACCGCGGAGGGGACCGCCGCGGTCGCCCGCATCTTCGCGAGCGGGTGAGGGATGCACTCGATCGCGACACAGCTCATCGAGATCGGCGCGATCATCCTGGCCCTCGGTGTGCTGGGGTCGATCGCCGTGCGCTTCTCCGTCTCGGCCATCCCGCTGTACCTGATCGGGGGCCTGGCGTTCGGGGCGGGCGGGCTGCTGCCGCTGGACAACAGCGAGCACTTCGTCGAGATCGGCGCCGAGGTCGGCGTCATCCTGCTGCTGTTCACGCTGGGCCTGGAGTACACCGCCGGGGAACTGGTCGGCACGCTGCGCACCTCCGCGCCGGTCGGCCTGGCGGACCTGGTGCTGAACGCCGCGCCCGGCGTGATCGCGGGACTGCTGCTGGGCTGGGGGCCGGTGGGGGCGCTGGCGCTGGGCGGCGTCACGTACGTGAGCTCCTCGGGGATCGCCGCGAAGGTCATGGGGGACCTGGGCTGGCTGGGCAACCGGGAGACGCCGGCGGTGCTGTCGGTCCTGGTCTTCGAGGACCTGGCGATGGCGGTGTACCTGCCGATCCTCACCACGGTGCTGGCCGGGGCCGGGCTGGTCGCGGGCATGCAGAGCCTGGCGGTCGCGGCGCTGACCGTGACCGCGATCCTCTACGTCGCGCTGCGGCACGGGAACC is a genomic window containing:
- a CDS encoding aminotransferase class V-fold PLP-dependent enzyme, which encodes MGWGVWMELERFRAEFPVLERVCWLFTPSCGPGARRVVEAVRAELAEWDSSSWEERDRPAQHSRRVMAGVLGVSPADVALVQSVAEGASTVAASLPDGSRVVVGDAEYRSVAFPWLAAERRGVRVHQVPMPEGVLRSTALIEAITEDTTLVAVSDVQSSSGARVDLVAVAERCREVGARLFVDATQSAGVLRLPEAVRPDFVAVHGYKWLLCPRGAAWLYVRPDRLEELVPLAPNAHSGPRPWTEYYGGPLEYAQDARRLDMSLCWPSWAGAAVALDLVGALDPVSLEEHCLGLAGMLREGLAELGLKCLPSEVPSHIVSVAVPDADAALSVLREAGIRATARAGALRFGFHGFNTADDVARVLSALRPLAGNGA
- a CDS encoding RNA polymerase sigma-70 factor — encoded protein: MSDATPEPDPYIEHRRLLFGIAYRMLGSVADAEDVLQDAWLTWNSADRAAIRHPKAYLVRTVTNLSLNRLASARATRETYVGPWLPEPLLTSPDAATETELADSVSTAMMVVLETLGPVERAVFLLREVFGYSHAEIAGILDRPEATVRQIAHRAREHVRARRPRFDTDRARREEITERFIAACSGGDLNAVMELLAPDVTAWSDGGGKVTAARRPLHGADHVARWVLGVLAKPQAAGVTLETATVNGETGVLLTVGGVPIGALTFDVADGRLRNLWFQLNPDKLRGLRPGRALS
- a CDS encoding DUF2470 domain-containing protein yields the protein MERNPFTAEVVEAVCRHMNEDHAEDSVLIVRTLGGQAEATAAVMTGLDADGIEFSAEVAGRPVPVRIPFAERLTERAQVRAEVVRMYHEARARLGLPPRSG
- a CDS encoding cation:proton antiporter regulatory subunit, with amino-acid sequence MDVERTSLPGIGLQHVFTTSRGRQVGVVSHRTGRRDLAVYDKEDPDTCIVTVQLTAEEAGFLAELLGTGKVVERLNDLHKQVEGLVTEQVPIAAGSPYDGRTLGDTRARSRTGASIVAVVRNAEVIASPRPGFVFSAGDKVVVVGTAEGTAAVARIFASG